A single genomic interval of Streptomyces sp. NBC_00663 harbors:
- a CDS encoding cellulase family glycosylhydrolase — protein sequence MRHPPRSGPRSGLLLAGAAAIALLGTAVAPVVTASGATPACTVEYSVTSQWGTGFQGAVTITNNTAAVSSWSLGFDFAGGQKVSQGWNARWSQSGTTVTAVNESYNGSLATGASVSAGFVGSWSGSNPVPTAFKLNGTTCNVDADPSPTPTPTPTDPTDPGDPDAPPALKVSGNKLVDADGTTRRLLGVNRSGGEFMCVQGRGIWDGPVDDASVKAIADWHANTVRIPLNEECWLGLSNINSAYSGANYINAVKDLVAKVKAHGMTPLVELHWTYGQYTGNSAGCSDVHASCQKPMPDMQYTPSFWKSVAGTFKDDPTVVFDLFNEPYPDRATATTTQAWQCWRDGGTCSGIGYEVAGMQDLVDAVRGTGAKNLILAGGIAYSNDLSQWLTYKPADPAGNLAAAWHVYNFNTCSNESCWNSTLAPVAAQVPLVAGEIGENTCGHSFVDQVMKWFDDRGLSYLGWTWNTWDCSSGPSLISNYDGTPTSYGIGLRDHLRALNG from the coding sequence ATGCGACACCCCCCGCGTTCAGGACCTCGTTCAGGTCTTTTACTTGCCGGCGCAGCCGCGATCGCCCTGTTGGGCACCGCGGTCGCGCCGGTGGTCACGGCGTCGGGAGCCACCCCCGCGTGCACGGTGGAGTACTCCGTCACCAGCCAGTGGGGCACCGGCTTCCAGGGGGCCGTGACCATCACCAACAACACGGCCGCCGTGAGCAGTTGGAGCCTCGGTTTCGACTTCGCGGGCGGCCAGAAGGTCAGTCAGGGCTGGAACGCCAGATGGTCCCAGTCCGGTACGACGGTCACGGCGGTCAACGAGAGCTACAACGGCTCGCTGGCCACCGGCGCGAGCGTCAGCGCCGGCTTCGTCGGCAGCTGGTCGGGGAGCAACCCCGTACCGACGGCGTTCAAGCTCAACGGCACCACCTGCAATGTCGACGCGGACCCCTCGCCCACGCCGACACCCACGCCGACCGACCCGACGGACCCCGGTGACCCCGACGCGCCACCGGCCCTGAAGGTCTCCGGGAACAAGCTTGTGGACGCCGACGGCACCACCCGTCGTCTGCTCGGCGTCAACCGTTCCGGCGGCGAGTTCATGTGCGTCCAGGGCCGCGGCATCTGGGACGGACCGGTCGACGACGCCTCGGTCAAGGCGATCGCCGACTGGCACGCCAACACCGTGCGCATTCCGCTGAACGAGGAGTGCTGGCTCGGCCTGTCCAACATCAACTCGGCGTACTCGGGCGCCAACTACATCAACGCCGTCAAGGACCTGGTGGCGAAGGTGAAGGCGCACGGCATGACCCCGCTGGTCGAACTGCACTGGACCTACGGGCAGTACACCGGGAACTCGGCCGGCTGCTCCGACGTGCACGCCAGCTGCCAGAAGCCGATGCCTGACATGCAGTACACGCCGTCCTTCTGGAAGTCGGTGGCCGGCACCTTCAAGGACGATCCGACCGTCGTCTTCGACCTGTTCAACGAGCCCTACCCGGACCGCGCCACGGCCACGACCACCCAAGCGTGGCAGTGCTGGCGGGACGGCGGCACCTGCTCCGGCATCGGCTACGAGGTCGCCGGCATGCAGGACCTCGTCGACGCCGTGCGCGGCACGGGCGCGAAGAACCTGATCCTGGCCGGCGGGATCGCGTACTCGAACGACCTCAGCCAGTGGCTCACGTACAAGCCGGCCGACCCGGCGGGCAATCTCGCCGCCGCCTGGCACGTGTACAACTTCAACACCTGCTCCAACGAGAGCTGCTGGAACTCCACGCTCGCCCCGGTGGCGGCCCAAGTGCCGCTGGTCGCCGGGGAGATCGGCGAGAACACCTGCGGTCACTCCTTCGTCGACCAGGTCATGAAGTGGTTCGACGACCGTGGTCTGTCCTATCTGGGTTGGACCTGGAACACCTGGGACTGCTCCTCCGGTCCCTCCCTGATCTCCAACTACGACGGAACCCCCACGTCGTACGGTATCGGGCTGCGTGATCATCTGCGCGCCCTGAACGGTTAA
- a CDS encoding glycoside hydrolase family 48 protein: MLPRRRRRPVRRLWTAVLAAMALPLTMLSTASTPASAAALACSVDYKTNDWGSGFTTDVTITNRGTDAISGWTLTYAYTGNQKLSNGWNGTWTQSGQNISVKDAGYNGTIAAGAAVSTGAQFSYSGTNAAPTSYAINGTTCTGAHQPPITVLTSPAAGAVYTQGDAVPLAATAAAADNATISKVEFYDNTTLLGTDTTSPYSLSASSLTVGSHSLLAKAYDSLGASAESTPVGITVASGPAVVASTTQLAVQQGKTATYDVKLSTQPSANVTVTTARASGNSGLSVTGGASLTFTPSNWNTAQKVTITADSSGTGAATFESSATGHAKAAVTVTQIAATGTYNARFLDLYGKITNPANGYFSPEGIPYHSVETLIVEAPDHGHETTSEAYSYLLWLQAMYGKVTGDWTKFNGAWDIMEKYMIPTHADQPTNSFYNASKPATYAPELDTPNEYPAKLDSSVSVGTDPIAGELKSAYGTDDVYGMHWLQDVDNVYGYGNSPGKCEAGPTDTGPSYINTFQRGAQESVWETVPQPTCDQFKYGGTNGYLDLFTGDASYAKQWKFTNAPDADARAVQAAYWADVWAKQQGKGSDVSATVGKAAKMGDYLRYAMYDKYFKKIGNCVGPSTCPAGTGKNSSAYLLSWYYAWGGATDTSAGWAWRIGSSHVHGGYQNPLAAYALSSYADLKPKSSTGAADWGTSLTRQLEFYRWLQSNEGAIAGGATNSWAGRYATPPAGTSTFYGMYYDQQPVYHDPPSNQWFGFQAWSMERVAEYYQQTGNAQAKAVLDKWVDWALSKTTINPDGTYQIPSTLQWSGQPDTWNASSPGSNSGLHVTVADYTNDVGVAAAYAKTLTYYADRSGDTEAATTAKALLDGMWGNYQDSLGVAVPESRADYNRFDDTVYIPSGWTGKMPNGDAISSSSTFESIRSFYKNDPAWSKIEAYLKGGAVPSFTYHRFWAQADIALAMGSYAELLE, translated from the coding sequence ATGCTCCCCAGAAGGAGACGCCGGCCCGTCCGGCGCTTGTGGACCGCCGTCTTGGCGGCCATGGCCCTTCCGCTCACCATGCTCAGTACGGCTTCAACTCCCGCGTCCGCAGCGGCACTTGCATGCAGTGTCGACTACAAGACCAATGACTGGGGCTCCGGTTTCACCACGGACGTGACGATCACCAACCGTGGCACGGACGCCATCAGCGGTTGGACACTGACCTACGCCTACACCGGTAACCAGAAGCTCTCGAACGGCTGGAACGGGACCTGGACCCAGTCCGGCCAGAACATCTCGGTGAAGGACGCCGGTTACAACGGGACCATCGCGGCCGGCGCCGCGGTCTCCACCGGCGCGCAGTTCAGCTACAGCGGCACCAATGCCGCACCCACGTCGTACGCGATCAACGGCACCACGTGCACCGGCGCCCACCAGCCGCCGATCACGGTGCTGACCAGCCCGGCCGCGGGCGCCGTCTACACCCAGGGCGACGCCGTCCCGCTCGCGGCGACCGCCGCGGCCGCGGACAACGCGACCATCAGCAAGGTGGAGTTCTACGACAACACCACCCTGCTGGGCACCGACACGACGTCTCCCTACTCTCTTTCCGCCTCAAGTTTGACCGTGGGCAGTCATTCGCTCCTCGCGAAGGCGTACGACAGCCTGGGCGCGTCGGCGGAGTCGACCCCGGTCGGCATCACGGTCGCCTCGGGTCCCGCCGTGGTGGCCTCGACGACCCAACTCGCCGTCCAGCAGGGCAAGACGGCCACCTACGACGTCAAGCTGTCGACCCAGCCGTCCGCCAACGTGACCGTCACGACGGCACGGGCGAGCGGCAACTCGGGCCTGTCCGTGACCGGCGGGGCTTCCCTGACCTTCACCCCGTCGAACTGGAACACGGCCCAGAAGGTGACCATCACCGCCGACTCCTCCGGCACCGGCGCGGCGACCTTCGAGTCGAGCGCCACGGGCCATGCGAAGGCGGCGGTGACGGTCACCCAGATCGCGGCCACGGGCACGTACAACGCCCGCTTCCTGGATCTGTACGGCAAGATCACCAACCCGGCGAACGGCTACTTCTCGCCCGAGGGCATCCCCTATCACTCGGTGGAGACCCTGATCGTCGAGGCCCCTGACCACGGCCACGAGACGACGTCGGAGGCCTACAGTTACCTGCTCTGGCTCCAGGCCATGTACGGCAAGGTGACGGGCGACTGGACCAAGTTCAACGGCGCTTGGGACATCATGGAGAAGTACATGATCCCCACCCACGCCGACCAGCCGACCAACTCCTTCTACAACGCCTCCAAGCCGGCCACGTACGCCCCCGAGCTGGACACGCCCAACGAGTATCCGGCGAAGCTCGACTCGTCGGTCTCGGTCGGGACGGACCCGATCGCGGGCGAGCTGAAGTCGGCGTACGGCACGGACGACGTCTACGGAATGCACTGGTTGCAGGATGTCGACAACGTCTACGGCTACGGCAACTCGCCGGGCAAGTGCGAGGCGGGGCCGACCGACACCGGTCCTTCGTACATCAACACCTTCCAGCGCGGTGCGCAGGAGTCGGTGTGGGAGACGGTGCCGCAGCCGACCTGCGACCAGTTCAAGTACGGCGGTACGAACGGATACTTGGACCTGTTCACGGGTGACGCCTCCTACGCCAAGCAGTGGAAGTTCACCAACGCCCCGGACGCCGACGCACGTGCCGTGCAGGCCGCGTACTGGGCGGACGTCTGGGCGAAGCAGCAGGGCAAGGGCAGTGACGTCTCCGCGACCGTGGGCAAGGCCGCGAAGATGGGCGACTATCTGCGCTACGCGATGTACGACAAGTACTTCAAGAAGATCGGCAACTGTGTCGGTCCGTCGACCTGCCCGGCCGGCACCGGCAAGAACTCCTCGGCGTACCTGCTGTCCTGGTACTACGCGTGGGGCGGCGCCACCGACACCTCGGCGGGCTGGGCCTGGCGCATCGGCTCCAGCCATGTGCACGGCGGCTACCAGAACCCTCTGGCGGCCTACGCGCTCAGCTCGTACGCCGATCTGAAGCCCAAGTCCTCGACCGGCGCGGCGGACTGGGGCACCTCGCTCACCCGGCAGCTGGAGTTCTACCGCTGGTTGCAGTCGAACGAGGGCGCCATCGCGGGCGGTGCGACCAACAGCTGGGCGGGCCGTTACGCGACCCCGCCGGCCGGTACGTCCACCTTCTACGGCATGTACTACGACCAGCAGCCCGTCTACCACGACCCGCCGTCCAACCAGTGGTTCGGTTTCCAGGCGTGGTCGATGGAGCGGGTGGCCGAGTACTACCAGCAGACGGGGAACGCGCAGGCCAAGGCGGTCCTCGACAAGTGGGTCGACTGGGCGCTGTCCAAGACCACGATCAACCCGGACGGCACCTACCAGATCCCCTCCACCCTCCAGTGGTCGGGCCAGCCCGACACCTGGAACGCGTCAAGTCCCGGCTCCAACAGCGGACTTCACGTGACCGTCGCCGACTACACCAACGACGTCGGGGTGGCCGCCGCGTACGCCAAGACCCTGACGTACTACGCGGACCGCTCCGGTGACACGGAGGCGGCGACGACGGCGAAGGCGCTCCTGGACGGCATGTGGGGCAACTACCAGGACAGCCTGGGCGTCGCGGTGCCGGAGAGCCGGGCGGACTACAACCGGTTCGACGACACGGTCTACATCCCGTCCGGCTGGACCGGCAAGATGCCGAACGGCGACGCGATCAGCTCCTCGTCCACCTTCGAGTCCATCAGGTCCTTCTACAAGAACGACCCGGCCTGGTCGAAGATCGAGGCCTACCTGAAGGGCGGCGCGGTCCCGTCGTTCACGTACCACCGTTTCTGGGCCCAGGCGGACATCGCCCTGGCCATGGGTTCGTACGCGGAGCTGCTCGAATAG
- a CDS encoding cellulose binding domain-containing protein: MRRTRILTAVLALAAGLLAGTPPALAADSTAKVTLAADTYTWKNARIDGGGFVPGIVFNRSEKNLAYARTDIGGAYRWQESGKTWTPLLDSVGWDDWGHTGVVSLASDSVNPDKVYAAVGTYTNGWDPKNGAVLRSSDRGASWQKADLPFKLGGNMPGRGMGERLAVDPNKNSVLYLGAPSGKGLWRSTDSGASWSQVTNFPNVGNYVQDAGDTSGYASDNQGIVWVTFDEKTGTSGNATQSIYVGVADLQNSVYRSTDGGATWSRLAGQPTGYLAHKGVLDATNGYLYLAYSDKGGPYDGGKGQLWRYATATGTWTNISPVAEADTYYGFSGVTVDRQHPGTLMATAYSSWWPDTQIFRSTDSGATWTRAWDYTSYPTRSNRYTMDVSSSPWLTWGANPSPPEQAPKLGWMTESLEIDPFNSNRMMYGTGATIYGTENLTNWDSGSQFTIKPMVQGLEETAVLDLAAPPSGGAQLFSALGDIGGFRHTDLTKVPAMMYTQPNFTTTTSLDFAETNPNTVVRVGNLDSGPHIAFSTDNGANWFAGKDPSGVSDGGTVAAASDGSRFVWSPGGTGVQYTTGFGSSWSASSGIPAGAIVESDRVDPKTFYGFKSGKFYVSSDGGATFTASAATGLPSGDSVRFKALPGTKGDVWLAGGASDGAYGLWHSTNGGTSFTKLSNVDQADTIGFGKAATGASYQTLYTSAKIAGVRGIFRSTDKGATWTRINDDAHQWGWTGGAITGDPRVYGRVYISTNGRGVIYGDSSDTGDGGGGTDPTPTPTGACAVTYKITNQWSGGFQADVQLSNTGTSAWSGWSLAWTFPNAQTIGQLWNADYTQSGSAVTAKNVGWNGNVAAGSSVSFGFTGSWSGTNGKPAAFKVGDQTCTVS; this comes from the coding sequence GTGCGAAGAACCCGCATCCTCACGGCCGTCCTCGCTCTCGCGGCCGGTCTCCTCGCGGGCACCCCGCCCGCGCTCGCGGCCGACAGCACCGCCAAAGTGACGCTCGCCGCCGACACGTACACCTGGAAGAACGCCCGGATCGACGGCGGCGGCTTCGTCCCCGGCATCGTCTTCAACCGCTCCGAGAAGAACCTCGCCTACGCCCGCACCGACATCGGCGGCGCCTACCGCTGGCAGGAGTCCGGCAAGACCTGGACGCCGCTGCTGGACTCGGTCGGCTGGGACGACTGGGGGCACACCGGTGTGGTCTCCCTGGCCTCGGACTCCGTCAACCCCGACAAGGTGTACGCGGCGGTCGGCACGTACACCAACGGCTGGGACCCGAAGAACGGTGCCGTGCTGCGCTCCTCGGACCGGGGCGCCAGCTGGCAGAAGGCCGACCTGCCGTTCAAGCTGGGCGGCAACATGCCGGGCCGCGGTATGGGCGAGCGGCTCGCCGTCGACCCGAACAAGAACAGCGTGCTGTATCTGGGCGCGCCGAGCGGGAAGGGCCTGTGGCGGTCCACGGACTCCGGCGCGAGCTGGTCGCAGGTGACCAACTTCCCCAACGTCGGCAACTACGTGCAGGACGCCGGCGACACCTCCGGCTACGCCAGTGACAACCAGGGCATCGTCTGGGTGACCTTCGACGAGAAGACGGGCACCTCGGGCAACGCGACACAGTCGATCTACGTCGGGGTCGCCGACCTTCAGAACTCGGTGTACCGCTCGACGGACGGCGGCGCCACCTGGTCGCGCCTCGCCGGTCAGCCGACGGGATACCTGGCCCACAAGGGTGTGCTGGACGCGACGAACGGCTATCTCTATCTCGCCTACAGCGACAAGGGCGGCCCGTACGACGGCGGCAAGGGCCAGCTGTGGCGGTACGCGACGGCGACGGGCACCTGGACGAACATCAGCCCGGTCGCGGAGGCGGACACCTACTACGGCTTCAGCGGCGTGACCGTCGACCGCCAGCATCCCGGCACGCTGATGGCCACGGCGTACAGCTCCTGGTGGCCCGACACACAGATCTTCCGTTCCACGGACAGCGGCGCGACGTGGACGAGGGCATGGGACTACACCTCCTACCCCACCCGCTCCAACCGCTACACGATGGACGTCTCCTCCTCCCCCTGGCTGACCTGGGGCGCGAACCCCTCTCCGCCCGAACAGGCCCCGAAACTGGGGTGGATGACGGAGTCGCTGGAGATCGACCCGTTCAACTCCAACCGGATGATGTACGGGACGGGTGCGACGATCTACGGCACGGAGAACCTCACCAACTGGGACTCCGGGAGCCAGTTCACCATCAAGCCGATGGTGCAGGGCCTGGAGGAGACGGCGGTCCTCGACCTCGCCGCTCCCCCGTCCGGCGGCGCCCAGCTCTTCAGCGCCCTGGGCGACATCGGCGGTTTCCGGCACACGGACCTCACCAAGGTGCCGGCGATGATGTACACCCAGCCGAACTTCACCACGACGACCAGCCTGGACTTCGCCGAGACGAACCCGAACACGGTGGTCCGGGTCGGCAATCTCGACTCGGGTCCGCACATCGCGTTCTCGACGGACAACGGCGCCAACTGGTTCGCCGGGAAGGACCCTTCGGGCGTCAGCGACGGCGGCACGGTCGCGGCGGCGTCGGACGGCAGCCGGTTCGTATGGAGCCCGGGCGGCACGGGCGTGCAGTACACGACGGGCTTCGGCTCGTCGTGGTCGGCGTCCTCCGGAATCCCGGCGGGCGCGATCGTCGAGTCCGACCGGGTCGACCCGAAGACCTTCTACGGCTTCAAGTCCGGGAAGTTCTACGTCAGTTCAGACGGTGGCGCGACCTTCACGGCATCGGCGGCTACCGGACTGCCGAGCGGAGACAGCGTGCGCTTCAAGGCGCTGCCCGGCACGAAGGGTGACGTGTGGCTGGCGGGCGGCGCGAGTGACGGCGCGTACGGCCTGTGGCACTCGACGAACGGCGGTACGAGCTTCACCAAGCTCTCCAACGTCGACCAGGCCGACACGATCGGCTTCGGAAAGGCGGCGACCGGGGCCTCGTACCAGACGCTCTACACCAGCGCGAAGATCGCCGGTGTGCGCGGCATCTTCCGCTCGACGGACAAGGGTGCGACCTGGACCCGCATCAACGACGACGCCCACCAGTGGGGTTGGACGGGCGGGGCCATCACCGGTGACCCGCGTGTCTACGGCCGGGTCTACATCTCGACGAACGGCCGGGGCGTCATCTACGGCGACAGCTCCGACACCGGCGACGGCGGTGGCGGCACCGACCCGACCCCCACCCCGACCGGCGCCTGCGCGGTGACCTACAAGATCACCAACCAGTGGTCGGGCGGCTTCCAGGCGGACGTCCAGCTCAGCAACACCGGCACCAGCGCCTGGTCCGGCTGGTCCCTCGCCTGGACCTTCCCCAACGCCCAGACGATCGGCCAGCTCTGGAACGCCGACTACACCCAGTCGGGTTCGGCGGTGACAGCGAAGAACGTCGGCTGGA